The following coding sequences are from one Lolium rigidum isolate FL_2022 chromosome 6, APGP_CSIRO_Lrig_0.1, whole genome shotgun sequence window:
- the LOC124660430 gene encoding uncharacterized protein LOC124660430 encodes MGNGLSPCVSMPATAPTAVRLVYWGGQTRVLLVNEEDDSLDGEGCSTAGDVAAELHPPGVHVVCPSDCFFVGLPIPITPPTERLLPGRTYFVLPAARLSPGWPSDKAPPVLTAATLAALSGGEKRLSLAGPGDCPFEYVKGGAAPLIRVLPEFIEKVITCDGASDGAVRRGKCGVAAAAASATELCSTPELKRHYAQLVGPRTRPWS; translated from the coding sequence ATGGGCAACGGCCTCTCCCCGTGCGTGAGCATGCCGGCCACGGCCCCCACGGCCGTGAGGCTGGTGTACTGGGGCGGGCAGACGCGGGTGCTGCTCGTTAACGAGGAGGACGACAGCCTCGACGGCGAGGGATGCTCCACGGCGGGGGACGTGGCGGCCGAGCTGCACCCGCCCGGCGTCCACGTCGTGTGCCCGTCCGACTGCTTCTTCGTCGGCCTCCCGATCCCAATCACGCCGCCTACCGAGCGGCTCCTGCCCGGGCGCACCTACTTCGTGCTCCCCGCCGCGCGCCTCTCCCCCGGCTGGCCGTCCGACAAGGCGCCGCCGGTGCTCACCGCCGCCACGCTCGCCGCGTTGTCGGGGGGCGAGAAGCGGTTGTCCCTCGCCGGCCCCGGCGACTGCCCCTTCGAGTACGtcaagggcggcgcggccccgctcATCCGGGTCCTCCCGGAGTTCATCGAGAAGGTGATCACCTGCGACGGTGCCAGTGACGGCGCTGTCCGGCGCGGCAAGTGCGGCGTCGCGGCTGCCGCGGCATCGGCCACGGAGCTGTGCAGCACGCCCGAGCTCAAGAGGCACTACGCGCAGCTCGTCGGGCCGAGGACCCGGCCCTGGTCCTGA